One Dromiciops gliroides isolate mDroGli1 chromosome 3, mDroGli1.pri, whole genome shotgun sequence DNA segment encodes these proteins:
- the LOC122746399 gene encoding zinc finger protein 345-like → MAPTYHLRARPHQGPVTFKDVAVDFTPEEWGHLDSAQRELYREVMLENYRNLVCLGLAGSKPDVIHQLEQGGAPWRPGEGCSRSGLADWETQLENRELSSALGTFIEESSREKLRMDNPCILKLRKAWECDINLKSLQNHEEKHSSQVKITQRKRAGKVKDREYNKNGRGFGVESVFSEFIIPKDNENGKSFSNHSDLPENHRLHTDEKPYKCNECGKAFLWSTELAHHQRIHTEEKPFECKGCGKAFRWNSQLILHEGIHSGEKPFECKECGKAFRLRSQLTLHQRIHTGEKPFECNKCGKKYRLSSQLTLHQRIHTGEKPYKCKECGKAFHLSGRLTVHQRIHTGEKPYGCNECGKAFLMRSQLIAHQRIHTGEKPYECNECGKVFRLSGQLTVHQRIHTGEKPCECKECGKSFRLQSQLTVHQRIHTGEKPYECNVCGRAFRRNLELTLHQILHTGEKPYKCNECGKAFGHRTKLTVHQRIHTGEKRYECNECGKAFYQSGQLILHQRIHTGEKPCECKECGKAFRLQSQLTVHQRIHTGEKPFECNECGKSFQWKSLIIVHQRIHTGEKPFECNECGKVFRLSSQLTAHQRIHTGEKPYECNECGKDFQWRSLLAVHQRIHTGEKPFKCNECGKAFRLSGQLTSHQKVHTGKKPYECNECGKTFCRKSHLIGHKRYHSREKIYECDGWGKAY, encoded by the exons ATGGCTCCCACCTACCACCTGAGAGCCAGGCCCCACCAG GGGCCAGTGACCTTCAAGGACGTGGCTGTGGACTTCACCCCGGAGGAGTGGGGGCACCTGGACTCTGCCCAGAGGGAGCTGTACCGGGaggtgatgctggagaactaccGGAACCTGGTCTGCCTGG GACTTGCAGGATCCAAACCAGATGTGATCCACCAGCTGGAACAAGGGGGAGCACCGTGGAGGCCAGGGGAAGGCTGCTCCAGAAGCGGCCTTGCAG atTGGGAAACTCAACTTGAAAACAGAGAGTTAAGTTCAGCGCTGGGCACATTTATTGAAGAATCTTCCAGGGAAAAACTCAGAATGGACAATCCTTGTATCTTAAAGTTGAGAAAAGCCTGGGAATGTGATATCAACTTAAAGAGTCTACAGAATCATGAAGAGAAACATTCTAGCCAAGTAAAAATCACCCAGAGGAAACGTGCCGGTAAAGTGAAAGACCGTGAATATAATAAGAATGGCAGAGGCTTTGGTGTAGAATCAGTCTTTTCAGAATTCATCATTCCTAAGGACAATGAGAATGGGAAATCATTTAGTAATCATTCAGACCTTCCTGAAAATCATAGATTACATACTGAtgagaaaccctataaatgtaatgaatgtgggaaagctttcctTTGGTCAACAGAACTTGCCcaccatcagagaattcatactgaagagaaaccttttgaatgtaagggatgtgggaaggccttccgcTGGAATTCACAACTTATTCTACATGAGGGAATCcatagtggagagaaaccttttgaatgtaaagaatgtggaaaggccttccgCCTGAGGTCACAGCTTACTTTACACCAgcgaatccatactggagagaaaccttttgaatgcaACAAATGTGGGAAAAAGTACAGGCTGAGTTCACAACTTACTttacaccagagaattcatactggagaaaagccttataaatgtaaagaatgtgggaaggcctttcaCCTAAGTGGACGGCTTACTgtacaccagagaattcatactggagagaaaccatatggatgtaatgaatgtgggaaggccttcctcATGAGATCACAGCTTATTgcacaccagagaattcacactggagagaaaccttatgaatgtaatgaatgtgggaaggtcTTCCGCCTGAGTGGACAACTTACTgtacaccagagaattcatactggagagaaaccttgtgaatgtaaagaatgtgggaaaTCCTTCCGCCTGCAGTCACAGCTTACTGTACaccagagaatccatactggggagaaaccttatgaatgtaatgtatgTGGGAGGGCCTTCCGCCGGAACTTAGAGCTTACTTTACACCAGATacttcatactggagaaaaaccttataaatgtaatgaatgtgggaaggcctttggCCACAGGACAAAACTTACTgtacaccagagaattcataccgGAGAGAAAcgttatgaatgtaatgaatgtggaaaggccttttACCAGAGCGGACAACTTATTttacaccagagaattcatactggagagaaaccttgtgaatgtaaagaatgtgggaaagccttccgTCTACAGTCACAGCTTACTgtacaccagagaattcatactggggagaaaccttttgaatgtaatgaatgtgggaagtcCTTTCAGTGGAAGTCTCTAATTATagtacatcagagaattcatactggagagaaaccttttgaatgtaatgagTGCGGGAAAGTCTTTCGTCTGAGCTCACAGCTTACTgcacaccagagaattcatactggagagaaaccatatgaatgtaatgaatgtggaaaggacTTTCAATGGAGGTCTCTGCTTGCAgttcatcagagaattcatacaggagaaaaaccttttaaatgtaatgaatgtgggaaagccttccgTCTCAGTGGACAGCTTACTTCACACCAGAAAGTTCATACAGgaaagaaaccttatgaatgtaatgaatgtgggaagacctTTTGCCGAAAATCCCATCTTATTGGACATAAACGATATCATAGTAGAGAGAAAATTTATGAATGTGATGGATGGGGAAAAGCCTATTGA
- the LOC122746403 gene encoding zinc finger protein 347-like, which translates to MAPVSPQGSVTFGDVAVDFSQDEWGHLDPAQKELYREVMLENYGNLVCLGLAVSKPHVIEQLERGEAPWMPRAVVPRSCGPDWEATETMASSLKLDLSGETSFQERLRKDSAAACQLRKAFKFDGRSERQQIDEAKSLQQTKFIQNKLPHEVQRHEYNKCGQNFSLGPIIFPQQSISIGSIHQCDMNQKSFRLYSDVRNYNQICVKQVFSKYNEFQDSFHYNSNLTGNAVIHSTGKLNEGNTLFLSSQLTQLQRIHTAWAPYESNERGKAFSKSSELIAHQSVQAGQQPFEVNEYEKVFLPSTNHTEYQLVHAGEIPCKFKQCSKAFFLNSQLGVHQRLHAGEKRYKCNECGKGFRQKAKLNIHIRIHTGEKPFKCNECGKAFRESSDLTLHQRIHTGEKPYKCSECGRAFRRSKNLTLHWRIHTGERPFECNECGKAFRQSSDLSQHQRIHTGEKPYECKECGNVFRQSSHLILHQRIHTGEKPYECNECGKAFRLGSQRNVHQRIHTGEKPYECNECGKAFRKSSYLTQHQRIHTGEKPYKCNECGKSFNRRRNLTFHQRIHTGEKPYECNECGKTFSSNRNLTLHQKIHTEKTT; encoded by the exons atggcGCCTGTGTCCCCCCAG GGCTCTGTGACATTCGGGGACGTGGCTGTGGACTTCTCCCAGGATGAGTGGGGTCACCTGGACCCTGCCCAGAAGGAGCTGTACCGAGaggtgatgctggagaactatgGGAACCTGGTGTGCCTGG GACTGGCAGTTTCCAAACCACATGTGATTGAGCAGTTGGAGCGAGGGGAAGCGCCTTGGATGCCACGGGCAGTTGTCCcaaggagctgtggtccag aTTGGGAGGCTACTGAAACCATGGCTTCATCTCTAAAGCTGGACCTCTCCGGGGAAACTTCCTTCCAGGAAAGACTCAGGAAGGACAGTGCTGCTGCCTGCCAACTGAGGAAGGCCTTCAAGTTTGATGGCAGGTCAGAAAGGCAGCAGATCGATGAGGCGAAATCTCTTCAGCAAACAAAATTCATCCAAAACAAACTTCCCCATGAAGTACAACGGCACGAATATAATAAATGTGGCCAAAACTTCAGTCTAGGACCAATCATTTTTCCACAACAGAGTATAAGTATAGGAAGTATACATCAGTGTGATATGAATCAAAAGAGCTTTCGCCTCTATTCAGACGTTAGGAATTATAACCAAATCTGTGTTAAACAagtattttctaagtataatgAATTTCAGGATTCCTTTCATTATAATTCAAACCTTACTGGGAATGCTGTGATACATTCTACAGGGAAACTTAATGAAGGTAACACCTTATTCCTGAGCTCACAGCTTACACAACTGCAAAGAATTCACACTGCATGGGCACCTTATGAATCTAATGAACGTGGAAAGGCCTTCAGCAAGAGCTCAGAGCTTATTGCGCATCAGTCAGTTCAAGCTGGACAGCAGCCCTTTGAAGTTAATGAATATGAAAAGGTCTTCTTGCCAAGCACAAATCATACTGAATATCAGTTAGTTCATGCTGGAGAGATACCTTGCAAATTTAAACAATGCAGCAAAGCATTTTTTCTGAATTCACAACTTGGTGTACATCAGAGACTGCATGCTGGAGAAAAACGttacaaatgtaatgaatgtgggaaaggttTCCGCCAGAAAGCAAAACTTAATATACATataagaattcatactggagagaaaccttttaaatgtaatgaatgtggaaaggccttccgTGAGAGCTCAGACCTTACtctgcatcagagaattcacactggagagaagccttataaatgtagtgaatgtgggagGGCCTTTAGGCGGAGCAAAAACCTTACTCTCCATtggagaattcacactggagagagaccttttgaatgcaatgaatgtgggaaagctttccgCCAAAGCTCAGACCTCtctcaacatcagagaattcatactggagagaaaccttatgaatgtaaggaatgtggAAATGTCTTCCGCCAGAGCTCACATCTTAttctacatcagagaattcatactggggagaaaccATATGAATGCAATGAGTGTGGAAAGGCGTTTCGCCTAGGATCACAGCGTAatgtacatcagagaattcatactggagagaaaccgtatgaatgtaatgaatgtgggaaggcctttcgCAAGAGTTCATACCTTACTCAACATCagaggattcatactggagaaaaaccgtataaatgtaatgaatgtgggaaatcctTCAATCGGCGTAGAAACCTTACTTtccaccagagaattcacactggtgagaaaccatatgaatgtaatgaatgtggaaagaccTTTAGCTCAAACAGAAACCTTACTCtccatcagaaaattcatactgagaagacaacataa